The Xylanibacillus composti DNA window CACACCCGCATCCGATTCAGCGTCAATGCGGACTATGTCATACGCAACTTCGAGCCGGCCACATCCCGATTGGAGGAGCGCATCGAGGCCGCAGGCAAGGTTGCCGGGGCCGGATATCCGCTCGGGTTCATTATTGCACCTATTATTGGGTTTGATGGATGGGAAGAAGGGTACAGCGAGCTGCTCAGGAAACTGAGGGAGCAAGTACAGGTGACCCCGCAGAACGATTTGACGTTCGAGCTGATTCAGCACCGCTTCACAAAAACAGCGAAGCGGGTCATTGAACAACGCTATCCGAAAACCAAGCTGGAGATGGATGAGGCGAAGCGGAAGTACAAATGGGGGCGGTACGGCATTGGAAAATACGTTTATCCAAACGAGCAGGCGGAGGCGCTGAGGGAGTTCATTACCGAGCAAATTTTTGCCCACTTCCCCGAGGCGCGCATTGAGTATTTCACATAAGCGGACAGAAGACCGCTTGCTGAGCAGCATAGTCTGCCCTCGCCAAGCGTGCAAGCGGCCGGAATTCCCGTCTGGCTCAGCCCAAATTGCGCAGCCAATCCGGCGTTATTTCCTGAAGCTGGATGGTGATTTGGGTAAGCTGTCCCGTATATAGCAATATGCCCATTATAATCATGACCGCGCCGCCGATCTTCATGAGTGGCGCTGAAAACTTGATGAGCCATTTGGTAGAGCCGAGAAAAAAGGCTACGAGGAAAAACGGAATCGCAAAGCCCAACGTATAGGCGGTAATGAGCGGAAACCATGTACCCTTCTCGGTTGCGGCGAGCGCGCCGATTGCGCCAAGAATAGGCCCGATGCACGGCGACCAGCCAGCCGCAAAGCCGATGCCGATGAAGACCGAGCCAATGTAGCCGGTCTTCTTCAACTTGTCAGGCACCTGCCACTTCACGTCCCGCATCAGCAGCTGCGGCTTGAAGATGCCCAGCAGGATCAAGCCCATCACAATGATGAACACGGCGGCGAGCTTGCTGAACAAATCACGATACCGGCTGTCGAGGAACGTCTCCGCAAGCAGACCGGCTGTCAGGCCGAACGTGTAGAACACGATCGAGAATCCGATGATGAAACAAAGCGTATGCAGCAGCAGCTTCGTCCGAACCTGCGCTGATTTGTCTGTCTTCAGACTGCTGACGGACACACCCGTAATGTATGATAAGTATGAGGGATATAATGGCAGACAGCATGGAGAAATAAAGGAGAGCAGTCCTGCCCAAAACGCGACCCAAATGTTCAATTCCATGATGATTTCCCTTCCCCTTTCCGTTTACCTGTCCCTTAAACCATACACAACTGATAGCGGCAGGTCAAACCCGCAGGCTGCGCCTTGCCAGAAGCAAGAGCATCAGCATGACAATGAGCAGCATGACGATCGTTCCTCCCGGGGCAAGGTTCCATACGCCGGAAATGCTTAATCCGCCAATGACCGCAATTTCCGAAATCAATACAGATATGAGAACCGTGTGCTTAAAACCACGGCCAAATACTAAACTGCAAGCAACAGGTATCGTCAGAAGCGCCGAAATGAGCAGCGCGCCTACGATCTTGATGGCCACACTAACCACAAGGGCAGTAAGCACGATGGTCAGTATATTCAACAGCGAAAGCGGCAATCCGTTCACGCTCGCCGCATCCTCGTCCAGCGCCATCAAGAACAATTCCTTGAACAGCACGAGCACTGCAATTAGCACTGCAATGGTAACGACCGTGACCAGCACGAGATCAGACTTGCTGAGCGATAAGATATTGCCGAACAAATAGCTGTTCACGTTCATGTTGAAGCCTTTGCCCAACGTGAACAAGATCGAAGCGAGCGCGACTCCGCCGGACAGAAGGATGGCAATCGAAAGCTCAGCGTAACCCTTGTACGCTCTTCTGAGCTTCTCTATGGCGAAAGCGGCTACTACCGCAAAAACCAGTCCCATGCCGAGCGGATACACATCGATCAGAAACCCCAGCGCGACCCCGGCAATGGAGACGTGGGCAAGCGTATCGCCGATCATCGACAGGCGCCGCAGCACAACAAACGTGCCGATGAGCGGCGTCATCAGTCCAATCAGAATGCCGCCGATCAGCGCCCGCTGAAAGAAATCATATGCAAATATGTCCACTTTCCGTCATCTTCCTTTCTCCCAGGCGCAAGTCGTCCAGCTTTACGCTATACACTGCTCTCCGCCAATTGTTTATGATAATCGCGAAGGCCATGGGTCAAATCTTCTTGCGAGCAATCCTCCAGATCGTGGGAATGCCGCACATGGAAGCCGATCCGTCCATGCTTGTATGCCGGCTCATCGCCCAAGTATGCCTTCATCATATCCCTGTCATGGGATACGAGCAGGAAGGTAATGTTGTGCTTCTGATGCATATGCTTGATCATCTGAAAGAACCCTTCTTGGGTTTCTGCATCCACGCCAACTGTAGGCTCGTCAAGAATCAACAGCTGCGGGTTGTTGATAAGCGCGCGCGCCAGAAACGCTCGCTGCTGCTGCCCGCCGGACAGCTTGCCGATCAGCCGGTTGCCAAGATCCTCAATGCCTAATGCATTCAGAGCATCGTCCGCCTTAGCGTGATCTGCTTTGGTGACAAGCTTGAACATTTTTTTGCGATTATACAGCCCCGACAGTACTACCTCACGCACCGTGGCCGGGAACAGCGGGTTCAGCTGGTTTCGCTGAGGCACATAGCCGATTTTGTTCCATTCCCGAAACTGGCGGATCGGCTGGCCGAAAAGCCGAATCTCTCCGAGATCCGGCTTCAGCAGTCCGACTATCATCTTCAGCAGGGTCGTTTTGCCGGAGCCATTCGCTCCGATAAGTCCTACGAAATCACGCTGGTAGACAGAAAACGTCAAGTCGCGCAGGACGGGCTGCTGCCCGTACGCGAACGAAATATGCTCCAAGGTTACGATTGGTTCATGGCATGGCGAGCTGGATTGCATTGCAGTTCTCTCCTTCATCCTTACGCTCACTCCAAAGTGTGTCTGTACGCCTTCATGCTGCCGGTCTTCCTCGAATGCATGCCGCTTTAGGATGTTGCGCGTA harbors:
- a CDS encoding metal ABC transporter ATP-binding protein, yielding MQSSSPCHEPIVTLEHISFAYGQQPVLRDLTFSVYQRDFVGLIGANGSGKTTLLKMIVGLLKPDLGEIRLFGQPIRQFREWNKIGYVPQRNQLNPLFPATVREVVLSGLYNRKKMFKLVTKADHAKADDALNALGIEDLGNRLIGKLSGGQQQRAFLARALINNPQLLILDEPTVGVDAETQEGFFQMIKHMHQKHNITFLLVSHDRDMMKAYLGDEPAYKHGRIGFHVRHSHDLEDCSQEDLTHGLRDYHKQLAESSV
- a CDS encoding metal ABC transporter permease, whose translation is MDIFAYDFFQRALIGGILIGLMTPLIGTFVVLRRLSMIGDTLAHVSIAGVALGFLIDVYPLGMGLVFAVVAAFAIEKLRRAYKGYAELSIAILLSGGVALASILFTLGKGFNMNVNSYLFGNILSLSKSDLVLVTVVTIAVLIAVLVLFKELFLMALDEDAASVNGLPLSLLNILTIVLTALVVSVAIKIVGALLISALLTIPVACSLVFGRGFKHTVLISVLISEIAVIGGLSISGVWNLAPGGTIVMLLIVMLMLLLLARRSLRV
- a CDS encoding cytochrome c biogenesis CcdA family protein, whose amino-acid sequence is MELNIWVAFWAGLLSFISPCCLPLYPSYLSYITGVSVSSLKTDKSAQVRTKLLLHTLCFIIGFSIVFYTFGLTAGLLAETFLDSRYRDLFSKLAAVFIIVMGLILLGIFKPQLLMRDVKWQVPDKLKKTGYIGSVFIGIGFAAGWSPCIGPILGAIGALAATEKGTWFPLITAYTLGFAIPFFLVAFFLGSTKWLIKFSAPLMKIGGAVMIIMGILLYTGQLTQITIQLQEITPDWLRNLG